The DNA sequence CTATCTGACACGCCCGTTGCAGGATCAAGCAATTTTGACGAGTCAATAGGTGCAGGCGCCACTAGTAACACGCGTGAAGCACCTGACTGCCTAGCAACATCTATGTATTTTTCTAGAGAGGTAGCTATCATCGGCGCGGTCTTTTCGTACTGAATCTGACAATCATTCGTACCGAGTGTAATAATAACAACGTCTGGACAATGGCTTCGAAGGCACGGCTGAAAATATGTCCAACCATTTTTTATAAAACCATCTTCGCCCGCCCTATCGCGATCAACAGTCCGACCGCCCAAACCTTCCTCTACAACATAAAAGCTATCTGTTACGAGTCGCTGTAACTGGCATGTCCAGCGAGTATTTTCATCAAACCTCTCGTCGCTATCAGGCCGTTGTCCGAATGTGTTCGAGTCACCAAAACACAGTACGACTTTTCTATTCAAATATGCTTTCGTCTGTCGTGTTATTGTCGTCATGGTCGCACCCCTCCTTTACATATACTTTTTGTACGTAATCACCCTTTATAATAACACTGCTGCCATCTCACCGTGAAAACGCAAGCTGGCACATGTATCAGACTCGCCAAACTTTTTAGCTAGCTTGTCATCGCCGTTATATCTCGCGCCATACGCATCGCGAAAGAACCGACGCAGCTCATCATACTGATCGTCGAACAATGTGGAGTCGTCATTTCGTCGCGTGACAGAGTATTCAACACTTCTTGCCATAATCTTCAGGTGTTTATAATAACATAATATAGGGCTAGCAGCAAGTGTATCAAGTGAAGGTAGCGTTCATTTAACATTACTGCTATAATAAATTTTATGGACAAAGATCAAGGTGGGCAACCAGAACCAGCAACTCCGACCGTTGCGCCAGTTCAGGTGATCCAATGGACCGCCTCTGATTCGATCGAGCACGAGCGCAGTAAATCGTGGTATATCGTAGCCATCCTCATCACCGCAGCAATCGCTGGTGTAGCTATTTGGCTGGGGCAATGGTCACTAGCTATCCTTGTAGCCGTCATCTTGGCCGCGATTCTCGTCGTCACCGGCAAACCAGCCCGGGAGGTCAACTATGAATTATCGACCGATGGCCTGGTCGTTGACGGTCGCAAATACACACTCGGCGAATTCCGCGCCTTTGGCGTGCGACGCGACGGTGCCTTGTGGCAACTCGTCATTATCCCAGTCAAACGTTTCGGCCTGCCTGTTACGACCTTTATCAACGAAGAACAAGGCGAACAAATCGTCGATTTCCTCGGCGCAATCCTGCCAATGGAAGAAGTCCATCCAGACTTTGTCGATAGTATTAGCAAACGCCTCAAGCTCTAATTGCCCTCGACTGTTTCGTCTGATACAATAAATACTGCATGGAGAGGTGGCCGAGTGGTTGAAGGCGCACGACTCGAAATCGTGTAGGCGGTTTACGCCGTCTCGAGGGTTCAAATCCCTCCCTCTCCGCCAGAAAATTATTAGGAATTATAGCATGCAAGATTCAATTTTTACCAAGATCATCAACGGTGAAATCCCCTGCCACAAAATCTATGAGGACGAGTATACCTTTGCGTTTCTCGACATTTATCCTTCGTGCGAAGGTCATACCTTAGTCGTGCACAAAGTGCCGACTGAGTTTATCTGGGATCTGACTGACGAACAGTACGGACAGTTACTGAGAACGGTAAAGAAGCTTGCCTTGCATTTCCGCAAGGTCTCCGGAAAACCCTATGTCAAAATGGATGTTATCGGTACCGATGTACCCCATAATCACATTCACCTCAAACCCTTTGCCGTTCCTAGTGAAACCCACAAAGCTGACCGAACCAAAATCGAGCCTGACCACGCAGCGCTAGCGCGAATAGCTGAGAGATTCCGACTCGATGATTAATATCATCGCCGTTGGTAAAAAGCACGATCCGAATATCACGGATGCTATTAACGACTACGAAAAACGCCTCAGAGCCCCATTTGAGGTCAAGTGGGTATTGTTGCCATATTCAGCTAAAAACGGCGACGAGGCGCGTCAGGACGAGTCTGAGCGTATCATTAGCCAGCTACGGCCAGCTGATTTCGTCGTCCTGCTCGACGAACGCGGTCAGGACCTATCAAGCCCCGACTTCTCCGCCCTGTTAACTAGCCAGCAAAATATCGTCATCATTATTGGTGGCGCCTACGGGGTAAACGACGAATTACGACAACGAGCCGACCGGGTCATCTCATTATCCGCTATGGTATTCCCTCATCAATTAGTGCGCCTCGTAATAATCGAACAAATCTACCGCGCCCAAGCCATCGCCACCAATCATCCATATCACCATAGCTAATGACATGTCAGTATCTAGTAGCGGGTGACGCTGGGACTAGGGCAGCTCCCAAAATTGTTTTCGGTGGTGATTGACCGAAAAAATTTTAGGGGCGGACCGAGCGGCAGGACCCGCGTATAGTATGTTTATAATTAAAACTTGACATAAGCGCAATACTATGCTAGACTGTTTGCAGTTATGAATAAAAATAAAACATCCACCATAAAACAAAAACTTACTAGCCTGTACCGAAACGCCGTTAGTTTATCTCTGGGCGCTGGCATATTGCTAGCCTCAACCCATAGCTCTGCACTAGGCTCTAATTATGGTCTATCCCCTGTTGATTTCAAAGTCAAAGTGGTTGGTGATCTCCATACCCATAGCGATATCAATTTACAGGCTAGCAGGATATTGCTAGATCCACGCTCATTGCGCGCTATTCGTAATGACAATGGCAACAAAATTGCTGAGGGCGACGGACTACGTGGTAACTGGGACGTGTACGTAGCCTAATTATCCAGCCATATTCGTGAGCTCGTCGACCAAACGTCGTTCGAGCTCTTTTTTAGCGGTAAGCGCCTGGCGGCTCTCCTCTACCAGATGAGCTGGCGCCTTGTCAACATAGCTCGGATTCGATAATCGACCTTCGAGATTGCCGATTTCCTGTCTCGTGTCGACCAGTCGTTTTTCGAGCTGTGTCTGATGTTCGTATAACATTTCCTCGCTAATGTTGAGCCATAATGTATGTTCCGACGACGGGATGCGCAAGCCCTTACCCTCGGACGTTGCGACAACTGAACCAAGGCCTGCAAGTGTTTTCATACTGTCGCCGTGCTCGGATAGAAGTTGATCGCCCTGCTCGTACATTAGCTCGTACTTTCCGGCTGGCAACTGCGCCACGATAAAGCGCACCTCACCTACCAGATCCTTGATCTGACTGAACTCTGCAGCCCTAGCGGTATCGTGTGCAAAATCAGTCGGCCAGGCCTGGCCAATCAGTAGCGAGTCATCATCATGTAATGTCGTCCAAATTGTCTCGGTCGTAAACGGCGCGAACGGATGCGCCAAACGCAGCACGATATCTAGCACATGAACGAGGAATTCTGGGGTAAAATCCTGTTTACTCACCTCGATAAACCAGTCAGCGACATCATCCCAGATGGCGTGATAAACCGTATCAACCGCCTCAGCAAAACGATAGTGCGCCAGATGGTCGTCGAGTTGCTGCCGCGCCGCCTCGAGGCGACCTAGCACCCAGTGTTCAGCAATAGTCTTTGGCGTGGCTGCATTGACCGCGCTCGGATTCAGAATAGCCTCGGGAGCTTTACTCTCGATAAAGCGCGCGATATTCCAAAGTTTGTTGCAGAAATTGCGTCCCGCGACTACGGTCGCTGGTGAAAAAGCCTGGCTCTGCCCCGCTGAACGATTCATCACCACACCTAGACGCAGTGCGTCCGAGCCGAAATCGTTAACGACCTCTAGTGGGTTAAGCACGTTACCCTTGCTCTTGCTCATCTTTTGACCGTGTTCATCGAGAATCAGACCATGCAAATAAACGTCATTGAACGGCACCCGATCGGTCACGTAGAGGCCGAGCATGATCATGCGCGACACCCACGGCCGCAGAATATCAAATCCAGTCTCCATGACAGAGTTCGGGTAAAAGCGCGCCAGGTCGCCACCCGCTAGATAATCAGTCGTGATAAACGGCCACTGGCCAGAGGAAAACCAAGTATCAAAGGTGTCTTCGTCGCGTTTGTATGTTGTGCCGTCAATTTCAATTTCGGTTTGATCGACCCGGGTGTCGAAAACCCAATCATCAGGATCGTTCACGTTTTGAAAGGCTGGAATCGGAATGCCCCACGGGATCTGCCGACTCAGGTTCCAATCACGCAGCTCGTCGTAATAACGTACTAGCTCTTCGCCCTTTTGAGCAGGAGTAAAGGCTATATCACCCTGTTCGATCGCCCGCTTAGCGCGCTGCGCCAGTGGTTGAACATCCATGAACCACTGTTTCATGACCAGTGGTTGAATCACGCTACCGCATTTGTAACAATGTGGCACCTGGTGCGTATACTTTTCAATCTGGCGGATCAGACCGACGTCCTCGAGATCGGCGACAACCGCTTTGCGCGCCTCGTCAGCCGTCAGCCCGCGATAAGCCTCTGGGGCGTTATCGGTGATGAGGCCGTCATAGCCGATCACCGAGATCACTTCGAGGTTATGGCGCTGACCAATCTCAAAATCGAGCGGGTCGTGAGCTGGCGTCACTTTGACGGCGCCAGTACCAAAGCCTAACTCTACCGCCTCATCGGCCACGATCGGAATTTCCCTATCCGACAGCGGTAATTTGAGCATTTTACCAACTAGCGCGCCGTATTTGGGGTCATCAGGATGAACCGCCACCGCCGTGTCACCAAGCATCGTCTCAGGACGAGTCGTCGCCACTACGATCTCACCTTCCCCCGCCTCATCAGCCAATGGATACGCAATATGCCAGAGGTGCGATTTGTCTTCCTTGAACTCGACCTCGATATCGGCGAACGATGTCTGGTGTTTGGTACAGTAGTTAACGATACGCTCACCCCTGTAAATGAGCTTGTCATCCCAGAGTTTTTTGAAGGTGTCATAAACCGTGCTGACGACCTTGTCATCGAGAGTAAAGACGAGCGAGCTCCAATCGCACGATGCGCCAAGCGCCCGTAGCTGCAGCTCCATGTTGCCCCGCTGCTCGTGCACAAAGTCCCACGTCATTTGATACAATGAATCACGTGAAAAATCGAACCGAGACTTCCCTGTTGCCTCTAGGCTACGCTCGAACACCACCCAGGTTTCAAAGCCAGCATGATCAGCCCCCGGAATCCAGACTGTGTCTCGACCCTGCATGCGGTGATAGCGAACCAAAATATCCTGGAGTGGGATCATGTAGCCGTGGCCAACGTGCAGATTACCATTAGCATTCGGCGGTGGCATAACAATCGAATATGGTTCGCCCTGCCCCGACGGCGCAAACGAGCCGCTCGTCTCCCAGAGCGCATAAATCCCTGGTTCGTACTCTGATGGTTCATAAGCTTTTGGTAATTTCATTACTGGTACTCCGCTGATCACTAGTTGACTTTTCACGTGAAATATTTGCTGATGTGCAAACACATTCTGGTACTATTTTAGCATATCGGTGGTAAAATATAAGATGTGATAAAGGAAGTAACTAACAAGACCAAGTGGGACGAATTCGTCGCTAATCACGGTGGACATCCGCTGCAGCTCTGGGGCTGGGGTGAGCTAAAATCGCTCCATAACTGGCAGGTTCACCGAGTAATGGTAGAGCAGGGCAGTGTCATCGGCGGCGCACAGGTTCTGATACGACCAGTGCCTAGGGTAGGGAAGACCATCGCCTACATACCGCGCGGCCCGGTCGTCATCGACAACATGGACGCGCTATTAACAGAGCTGGCTGATTATGCCCGCACGTCTCTGAAAGCCATGGTAGTGACTATCGAACCATATATCGAACAATCTGGACAAGTCAAATTCCCGAAAG is a window from the Candidatus Saccharibacteria bacterium genome containing:
- a CDS encoding arylesterase, whose protein sequence is MTTITRQTKAYLNRKVVLCFGDSNTFGQRPDSDERFDENTRWTCQLQRLVTDSFYVVEEGLGGRTVDRDRAGEDGFIKNGWTYFQPCLRSHCPDVVIITLGTNDCQIQYEKTAPMIATSLEKYIDVARQSGASRVLLVAPAPIDSSKLLDPATGVSDRGTFDRHSVEISKILPVELRKVAEKHRVDYIDTSDYVSLGQDGLHWDEPSHARFAEAIAQWLD
- a CDS encoding 23S rRNA (pseudouridine(1915)-N(3))-methyltransferase RlmH, whose product is MINIIAVGKKHDPNITDAINDYEKRLRAPFEVKWVLLPYSAKNGDEARQDESERIISQLRPADFVVLLDERGQDLSSPDFSALLTSQQNIVIIIGGAYGVNDELRQRADRVISLSAMVFPHQLVRLVIIEQIYRAQAIATNHPYHHS
- a CDS encoding MgtC/SapB family protein, with protein sequence MDKDQGGQPEPATPTVAPVQVIQWTASDSIEHERSKSWYIVAILITAAIAGVAIWLGQWSLAILVAVILAAILVVTGKPAREVNYELSTDGLVVDGRKYTLGEFRAFGVRRDGALWQLVIIPVKRFGLPVTTFINEEQGEQIVDFLGAILPMEEVHPDFVDSISKRLKL
- a CDS encoding valine--tRNA ligase — encoded protein: MKLPKAYEPSEYEPGIYALWETSGSFAPSGQGEPYSIVMPPPNANGNLHVGHGYMIPLQDILVRYHRMQGRDTVWIPGADHAGFETWVVFERSLEATGKSRFDFSRDSLYQMTWDFVHEQRGNMELQLRALGASCDWSSLVFTLDDKVVSTVYDTFKKLWDDKLIYRGERIVNYCTKHQTSFADIEVEFKEDKSHLWHIAYPLADEAGEGEIVVATTRPETMLGDTAVAVHPDDPKYGALVGKMLKLPLSDREIPIVADEAVELGFGTGAVKVTPAHDPLDFEIGQRHNLEVISVIGYDGLITDNAPEAYRGLTADEARKAVVADLEDVGLIRQIEKYTHQVPHCYKCGSVIQPLVMKQWFMDVQPLAQRAKRAIEQGDIAFTPAQKGEELVRYYDELRDWNLSRQIPWGIPIPAFQNVNDPDDWVFDTRVDQTEIEIDGTTYKRDEDTFDTWFSSGQWPFITTDYLAGGDLARFYPNSVMETGFDILRPWVSRMIMLGLYVTDRVPFNDVYLHGLILDEHGQKMSKSKGNVLNPLEVVNDFGSDALRLGVVMNRSAGQSQAFSPATVVAGRNFCNKLWNIARFIESKAPEAILNPSAVNAATPKTIAEHWVLGRLEAARQQLDDHLAHYRFAEAVDTVYHAIWDDVADWFIEVSKQDFTPEFLVHVLDIVLRLAHPFAPFTTETIWTTLHDDDSLLIGQAWPTDFAHDTARAAEFSQIKDLVGEVRFIVAQLPAGKYELMYEQGDQLLSEHGDSMKTLAGLGSVVATSEGKGLRIPSSEHTLWLNISEEMLYEHQTQLEKRLVDTRQEIGNLEGRLSNPSYVDKAPAHLVEESRQALTAKKELERRLVDELTNMAG
- a CDS encoding HIT domain-containing protein, coding for MQDSIFTKIINGEIPCHKIYEDEYTFAFLDIYPSCEGHTLVVHKVPTEFIWDLTDEQYGQLLRTVKKLALHFRKVSGKPYVKMDVIGTDVPHNHIHLKPFAVPSETHKADRTKIEPDHAALARIAERFRLDD